The following proteins come from a genomic window of Rissa tridactyla isolate bRisTri1 chromosome 13, bRisTri1.patW.cur.20221130, whole genome shotgun sequence:
- the SART3 gene encoding squamous cell carcinoma antigen recognized by T-cells 3 isoform X5 → MAAAGAEAAAVAAEEEKRLPEGDPESGGDSEDEGDSDSSGDGEDEEKENEAEIQRLEEQLSINAFDYNCHLDLIKLLRQEGELVKLRRARQKMSELFPLTEEIWLDWLKDEIKMASESSEREKVYELFERAVKDYICPEIWLEYAQYSIGGIGQEGGIEKVRSIFERALTAVGLHVTKGTALWEAYREFENAILETAQPAPGSIPSPEQQQMLCSQLEKIHTLFRRQLGIPLLDMEASYAEYEEWSEDPIPETIVKNYKKALQQLEKCKPYEEALLGAETPKLAEYQAYIDFEMKAGDPARIQLIYERALAENCLVPDLWARYNQYLDRQLKVKELVLSAHDRAVRNCPWTVGLWIRYLLAMERHRVDHGIISEMFEKALNAGFIQATDYVEIWQAYLDYLRRRVDFTQDSSKELEELRSAFARAVEYLKQEVEERFSESGDPSCTIMQNWARVEARLCNNMQKARELWDNIMTKGNAKYANMWLEYYNLERAHGDTQHCRKALHRAVQCTSDYPEHVCEVLLTLERIEGTLEDWDAAVQKTEIRLARVNEQRAKAAEKEAALAKQEEEKAEQRKQARAEKKASKKAKKNRIGDKRKADDDDEGEWGQEEEAEQPSKRHKGDGDGIHLEEDMEVETGLFGRSGPEKPDYPGNQKEKASTSRKDIPKVLHDSSKDNVTVFVSNLSYTMADPEVKLKELFESCGEVAEIRPVFSNKGTFRGYCYVEFKEEKSALQALGLDRKVVEGRPMFVSPCVDKNKNPDFKSYCPEKLNGSDSDN, encoded by the exons atggcggcggcgggagccgaggcggctgccgtggcggcggaggaggagaagCGGTTGCCGGAGGGCGACCCCGAGTCGGGGGGAGACTCAGAGGATGAGGGGGACTCAGACTCGTCTGGCGACGGTGAAGACGAGGAGAAGGAGAATGAGGCCGAGATCCAGCGTCTGGAGGAGCAG ctttccatCAATGCTTTTGACTATAACTGTCACTTGGATCTGATAAAGCTGCTGCGCCAGGAGGGAGAGTTGGTTAAGCTCAGAAGAGCACGTCAGAAGATGAGTGAACTCTTTCCACTTACCGAAG aaatttggCTGGACTGGTTGAAGGATGAGATAAAAATGGCTTCTGAAAGCTCTGAGCGAGAGAAAGTTTATGAGCTGTTTGAGAGAGCTGTGAAAGACTACATCT GTCCTGAAATTTGGCTGGAATACGCCCAGTATTCAATTGGTGGCATTGGTCAGGAGGGAGGAATTGAGAAAGTTCGCTCAATATTTGAGAGAGCATTAACTGCGGTTGGACTGCATGTGACAAAAGGAACAGCTTTATGGGAAGCATACCGCGAGTTTGAGAATGCCATACTGGAAACGGCACAG CCAGCTCCTGGCAGCATTCCATCgcctgagcagcagcagatgctctGCAGCCAGCTTGAGAAGATCCACACACTGTTCAGGCGCCAGCTGGGGATCCCGCTGTTAG ATATGGAGGCTTCATATGCTGAATATGAGGAATGGTCAGAAGATCCGATCCCAGAAACAATAGTAAAGAATTACAAAAAAGCTCTACAGCAATTGGAGAAGTGTAAACCATATGAAGAGGCACTG CTGGGTGCTGAAACACCAAAGCTAGCAGAATACCAAGCTTACATtgattttgaaatgaaagcaGGTGATCCAGCTCGCATTCAGTTGATCTATGAGAGGGCTTTGGCTGAGAACTGCCTTGTGCCAGATCTTTGGGCACGCTACAATCAGTATTTG GACCGGCAGCTGAAAGTGAAAGAGTTGGTCTTGTCAGCTCATGACCGCGCTGTTAGAAACTGTCCCTGGACGGTTGGGTTGTGGATTCGATACCTTTTGGCGATGGAGAGGCACAGAGTTGACCATGGCATTATTTCTG aaatgtttgaaaAAGCTCTGAACGCAGGTTTTATTCAGGCAACGGACTATGTAGAAATCTGGCAGGCGTATCTTGATTACCTGAGAAGAAGGGTGGATTTTACACAAG actcgAGTAAAGAACTAGAAGAGCTGCGGTCTGCATTTGCACGTGCTGTGGAGTATTTGAAACAAGAAGTGGAAGAGC GATTCAGTGAAAGCGGAGATCCATCCTGCACCATCATGCAGAACTGGGCAAGAGTTGAG GCCCGCTTATGTAACAACATGCAGAAAGCCAGAGAACTCTGGGACAACATTATGACTAAAGGAAATGCCAAATATGCTAACATGTGGCTGGAGTATTACAACCTAGAAAG AGCTCACGGTGATACTCAGCACTGCAGGAAGGCCTTGCATCGAGCCGTGCAGTGCACAAGTGACTATCCAGAGCACGTCTGCGAGGTGCTGCTCACGCTGGAGAGAATAGAAG GAACACTGGAAGACTGGGATGCAGCTGTTCAAAAAACAGAAATCAGATTAGCTCGAGTTAATGAACAAAGAGCAAAG GCTGCTGAGAAAGAAGCCGCTCTGGcaaagcaagaggaggagaaagctgaACAACGAAAGCAGGCTCGGGCGGAAAAGAAAGCTtccaaaaaggctaaaaaaaatagGATTGGAGACAAGCGCAaagcagatgatgatgatgaaggtGAATGGGGACAAGAAGAAGAAg cagagcagcccagcaaGAGACACAAGGGGGATGGCGATGGCATACATCTTGAAGAAGACATGGAGGTAGAAACCGGACTGTTTGGAAGGAGTGGACCTGAAAAGCCAGATTACCCaggaaaccaaaaggaaaaagcatctaCCAGTCGGAAGGACATCCCCAAAGTTTTACATGACAGCAGTAAAGATAATGTCACCGTCTTTGTCAGCAACCTTTCCTACACCATGGCAGATCCTGAAGTGAAACTGAAAGAGCTCTTTGAGAGCTGTGGGGAGGTAGCAGAAATCCGTCCAGTATTCAGCAACAAGGGGACTTTCCGGGGCTACTGCTACGTAgaattcaaggaagaaaaatctgctcTCCAAGCTCTTGGCTTGGATCGTAAAGTTGTGGAGGGAAGACCAATGTTTGTTTCTCCATGTGTTGACAAGAACAAGAATCCAGACTTTAAG AGTTACTGTCCAGAAAAACTTAATGGTTCAGATAGTGACAACTGA
- the SART3 gene encoding squamous cell carcinoma antigen recognized by T-cells 3 isoform X3, translating into MAAAGAEAAAVAAEEEKRLPEGDPESGGDSEDEGDSDSSGDGEDEEKENEAEIQRLEEQLSINAFDYNCHLDLIKLLRQEGELVKLRRARQKMSELFPLTEEIWLDWLKDEIKMASESSEREKVYELFERAVKDYICPEIWLEYAQYSIGGIGQEGGIEKVRSIFERALTAVGLHVTKGTALWEAYREFENAILETAQPAPGSIPSPEQQQMLCSQLEKIHTLFRRQLGIPLLDMEASYAEYEEWSEDPIPETIVKNYKKALQQLEKCKPYEEALLGAETPKLAEYQAYIDFEMKAGDPARIQLIYERALAENCLVPDLWARYNQYLDRQLKVKELVLSAHDRAVRNCPWTVGLWIRYLLAMERHRVDHGIISEMFEKALNAGFIQATDYVEIWQAYLDYLRRRVDFTQDSSKELEELRSAFARAVEYLKQEVEERFSESGDPSCTIMQNWARVEARLCNNMQKARELWDNIMTKGNAKYANMWLEYYNLERAHGDTQHCRKALHRAVQCTSDYPEHVCEVLLTLERIEGTLEDWDAAVQKTEIRLARVNEQRAKAAEKEAALAKQEEEKAEQRKQARAEKKASKKAKKNRIGDKRKADDDDEGEWGQEEEAEQPSKRHKGDGDGIHLEEDMEVETGLFGRSGPEKPDYPGNQKEKASTSRKDIPKVLHDSSKDNVTVFVSNLSYTMADPEVKLKELFESCGEVAEIRPVFSNKGTFRGYCYVEFKEEKSALQALGLDRKVVEGRPMFVSPCVDKNKNPDFKVFRYSTTLEKHKLFISGLPFSCTKEELEDVCKAHGNVKDIRLVTNRAGKPKVDILNVLLILRNPSKRSS; encoded by the exons atggcggcggcgggagccgaggcggctgccgtggcggcggaggaggagaagCGGTTGCCGGAGGGCGACCCCGAGTCGGGGGGAGACTCAGAGGATGAGGGGGACTCAGACTCGTCTGGCGACGGTGAAGACGAGGAGAAGGAGAATGAGGCCGAGATCCAGCGTCTGGAGGAGCAG ctttccatCAATGCTTTTGACTATAACTGTCACTTGGATCTGATAAAGCTGCTGCGCCAGGAGGGAGAGTTGGTTAAGCTCAGAAGAGCACGTCAGAAGATGAGTGAACTCTTTCCACTTACCGAAG aaatttggCTGGACTGGTTGAAGGATGAGATAAAAATGGCTTCTGAAAGCTCTGAGCGAGAGAAAGTTTATGAGCTGTTTGAGAGAGCTGTGAAAGACTACATCT GTCCTGAAATTTGGCTGGAATACGCCCAGTATTCAATTGGTGGCATTGGTCAGGAGGGAGGAATTGAGAAAGTTCGCTCAATATTTGAGAGAGCATTAACTGCGGTTGGACTGCATGTGACAAAAGGAACAGCTTTATGGGAAGCATACCGCGAGTTTGAGAATGCCATACTGGAAACGGCACAG CCAGCTCCTGGCAGCATTCCATCgcctgagcagcagcagatgctctGCAGCCAGCTTGAGAAGATCCACACACTGTTCAGGCGCCAGCTGGGGATCCCGCTGTTAG ATATGGAGGCTTCATATGCTGAATATGAGGAATGGTCAGAAGATCCGATCCCAGAAACAATAGTAAAGAATTACAAAAAAGCTCTACAGCAATTGGAGAAGTGTAAACCATATGAAGAGGCACTG CTGGGTGCTGAAACACCAAAGCTAGCAGAATACCAAGCTTACATtgattttgaaatgaaagcaGGTGATCCAGCTCGCATTCAGTTGATCTATGAGAGGGCTTTGGCTGAGAACTGCCTTGTGCCAGATCTTTGGGCACGCTACAATCAGTATTTG GACCGGCAGCTGAAAGTGAAAGAGTTGGTCTTGTCAGCTCATGACCGCGCTGTTAGAAACTGTCCCTGGACGGTTGGGTTGTGGATTCGATACCTTTTGGCGATGGAGAGGCACAGAGTTGACCATGGCATTATTTCTG aaatgtttgaaaAAGCTCTGAACGCAGGTTTTATTCAGGCAACGGACTATGTAGAAATCTGGCAGGCGTATCTTGATTACCTGAGAAGAAGGGTGGATTTTACACAAG actcgAGTAAAGAACTAGAAGAGCTGCGGTCTGCATTTGCACGTGCTGTGGAGTATTTGAAACAAGAAGTGGAAGAGC GATTCAGTGAAAGCGGAGATCCATCCTGCACCATCATGCAGAACTGGGCAAGAGTTGAG GCCCGCTTATGTAACAACATGCAGAAAGCCAGAGAACTCTGGGACAACATTATGACTAAAGGAAATGCCAAATATGCTAACATGTGGCTGGAGTATTACAACCTAGAAAG AGCTCACGGTGATACTCAGCACTGCAGGAAGGCCTTGCATCGAGCCGTGCAGTGCACAAGTGACTATCCAGAGCACGTCTGCGAGGTGCTGCTCACGCTGGAGAGAATAGAAG GAACACTGGAAGACTGGGATGCAGCTGTTCAAAAAACAGAAATCAGATTAGCTCGAGTTAATGAACAAAGAGCAAAG GCTGCTGAGAAAGAAGCCGCTCTGGcaaagcaagaggaggagaaagctgaACAACGAAAGCAGGCTCGGGCGGAAAAGAAAGCTtccaaaaaggctaaaaaaaatagGATTGGAGACAAGCGCAaagcagatgatgatgatgaaggtGAATGGGGACAAGAAGAAGAAg cagagcagcccagcaaGAGACACAAGGGGGATGGCGATGGCATACATCTTGAAGAAGACATGGAGGTAGAAACCGGACTGTTTGGAAGGAGTGGACCTGAAAAGCCAGATTACCCaggaaaccaaaaggaaaaagcatctaCCAGTCGGAAGGACATCCCCAAAGTTTTACATGACAGCAGTAAAGATAATGTCACCGTCTTTGTCAGCAACCTTTCCTACACCATGGCAGATCCTGAAGTGAAACTGAAAGAGCTCTTTGAGAGCTGTGGGGAGGTAGCAGAAATCCGTCCAGTATTCAGCAACAAGGGGACTTTCCGGGGCTACTGCTACGTAgaattcaaggaagaaaaatctgctcTCCAAGCTCTTGGCTTGGATCGTAAAGTTGTGGAGGGAAGACCAATGTTTGTTTCTCCATGTGTTGACAAGAACAAGAATCCAGACTTTAAG GTGTTCAGGTATAGCACTACACTGGAGAAACATAAACTGTTTATATCTGGTTTGCCATTTTCCTGCACTaaggaagagctggaagatgTGTGTAAAGCACATGGGAATGTGAAAGACATTCGGCTGGTTACCAACCGAGCTGGAAAACCCAAGGTAGACATCCTTAATGTGCTCTTAATTTTAAGAAACCCTTCAAAAAGATCTTCATGA
- the ISCU gene encoding iron-sulfur cluster assembly enzyme ISCU isoform X1, whose translation MAALRAAGAALLRPRRGEAAARLGYHKKVVDHYENPRNVGSLDRNAKNVGTGLVGAPACGDVMKLQVEVDENGRIVDARFKTFGCGSAIASSSLATEWVKGKTVDEALKIKNTDIAKELCLPPVKLHCSMLAEDAIKAALADYKLKQDPNKEESEKKANNA comes from the exons ATGGCGGCGCTGAGGGCAGCGGGGGCAGCGCTGCTGCGGCCCAGGCGTGGGGAGGCGGCGGCCAGGCTGGGCTACCACAAGAAg GTGGTGGATCACTACGAGAACCCGCGCAATGTTGGCTCCCTCGACCGTAATGCCAAGAACGTGGGCACCGGCCTTGTGGGTGCCCCGGCTTGCGGGGACGTCATGAAGCTGCAG GTGGAAGTGGATGAGAACGGGAGGATCGTCGATGCCCGTTTCAAAACCTTTGGCTGCGGGTCAGCGATCGCGTCGAGTTCGCTGGCGACGGAGTGGGTCAAAGGCAAAACG GTTGACGAAGCATTGAAAATCAAGAACACGGATATCGCTAAAgagctctgccttcctccagtcaaACTGCACTGCTCGA TGCTGGCTGAAGATGCGATCAAGGCTGCCTTGGCTGATTACAAGTTGAAGCAGGATCCGAACAAAGAAGAGtcagagaagaaagcaaacaatgCCTAA
- the ISCU gene encoding iron-sulfur cluster assembly enzyme ISCU isoform X2, protein MAALRAAGAALLRPRRGEAAARLGYHKKVVDHYENPRNVGSLDRNAKNVGTGLVGAPACGDVMKLQVEVDENGRIVDARFKTFGCGSAIASSSLATEWVKGKTVDEALKIKNTDIAKELCLPPVKLHCSSK, encoded by the exons ATGGCGGCGCTGAGGGCAGCGGGGGCAGCGCTGCTGCGGCCCAGGCGTGGGGAGGCGGCGGCCAGGCTGGGCTACCACAAGAAg GTGGTGGATCACTACGAGAACCCGCGCAATGTTGGCTCCCTCGACCGTAATGCCAAGAACGTGGGCACCGGCCTTGTGGGTGCCCCGGCTTGCGGGGACGTCATGAAGCTGCAG GTGGAAGTGGATGAGAACGGGAGGATCGTCGATGCCCGTTTCAAAACCTTTGGCTGCGGGTCAGCGATCGCGTCGAGTTCGCTGGCGACGGAGTGGGTCAAAGGCAAAACG GTTGACGAAGCATTGAAAATCAAGAACACGGATATCGCTAAAgagctctgccttcctccagtcaaACTGCACTGCTCGAGTAAGTAA